Genomic DNA from Podospora pseudoanserina strain CBS 124.78 chromosome 4, whole genome shotgun sequence:
GGGAGGTTTTGTCGGGATAGACTGGATCAACGTGGTCAAAGTTTACCTGGGGGAATTCAGACTTTagagaggggatgggggagccTGTGTCGCAGGGTTGGGTTGAGTTTTCTGGGGGGAAGTTAGTCATATTGTTGGGTAAtgaaagaggagggggcggggaatACCTTGCCACCCGGCGTGAGCTTCAAAGGGGATGCCTAAATCGCCAAAGGCTAGGAGGGCTGTCTCGATGGTTCTGCGCATGGggctgacgatgatgaggccTACTTCGAGCTCGGGGTTGGGGCCGGTGATTTTGGGGACGAGGTTTTGTTTGAGGGAGTTGCATTGGGAGCGGCCTAGGACGGAGAGTTCTGGGTCGGGGATGGTGTAGTCTTGTGTTGCTGGGAGGGGTGTTAGTTGAATATGTTCTGATATGATACATCGTAGTATTAGGAAGATAGAAGGGGCACTTATTGTCAACATTGTGAAGGGCCTGGGCGTGCCGGACTAAGATGATAGTTGGTGGCATGGTGAGTTTACAAATTTAGGTTGCCAAAGTCAAAGTTGGATGGAAACAAGACAAGTTCAAATATGACTTTGTAGAAGTATCGTTCCATGTCTGTGGCGTAAGGTGAGAGGTTGGGCTTCCTGGACCGTGAGTCAGGGGTGAGATGAACACTGTGCTGGCACTTGGCGGTCACCCACGTCAGCACAGTGCGCATCGTTAGAGCGCAAACTGTTTGTGCCAAGCTATCGGTGACGGGACGCGCGAttgaccttttctttttgccgGCACAACACGTtccagcaccatcatcaagccTTCAAGGTTCTCAGCAAGCAATT
This window encodes:
- a CDS encoding hypothetical protein (COG:G; EggNog:ENOG503P310; antiSMASH:Cluster_2) is translated as MLTITTQDYTIPDPELSVLGRSQCNSLKQNLVPKITGPNPELEVGLIIVSPMRRTIETALLAFGDLGIPFEAHAGWQENSTQPCDTGSPIPSLKSEFPQVNFDHVDPVYPDKTSPSGKKYFNTKQAIMARGQEVLRDLKQRKEKAIIVVSHSGFLRAGVTGRWYMNADYRVFDFADEDEGNVKIQEREWTAKEGGLGWSFEERVELGDGLVDEIEEPVLD